GCTGCAAACTCTCAAATTGTTTGGTGAAACAaaagctatgtttccatccagctATTTGGATTATTGCAATAAAAATTACTGGATGGACACACCAAGATGGGTATAAATACTAAAAATGCACATTACGCGCTCAAGTGAGGTGGACATTTTTTATCCGATAAGAAGAAATGCGCATAAATTACAAcggaaacacatttactgaataaatcccTTGACTTTGCTTCAACATTTGATGtaattggataactggactaaccagggGACTAATTTCATTgtacagcatctcaaatgttagTTTGATCagtctgaaatgcctgagccagagtctgtcatcagaatgaatCAGTATAATGACCTCCCAGAAGTGTCTCACATGATTGCGTTGGGTTTTGCCTAGTGACCACAGCTATCTTTGAAAAATCACTCCTGTAGATACACCCATCACTTTCTGGATGTAGAGTAGAATAGAGTAGTTTGGCAGGAGGAAGTCAATGGTATAAAAAAGGAACTTATAGCTCACATACCAGCTGAACCTCAATGTCATTTTAGCAGAGAATAACAGAGAAACTCTTTCTCAGCGTATAAGCTATTTGTGTCATGTTAAAGACCTGGGACTTGAGCACCTGTCCATTCCTGTCCTCACCTCAGAACATGCTGTCGAAGGGGGACGGGCTAATCTCCGTCACTTACAACTTACTGGAAAAATGCAGATgattttgtataaatatatgaCTTGGTTGGTTTCATTATTGGGGCAATTCGTGATAGAGCTGCTCTTATTGTTGCTCCCCAGCcgttaactgaaaaaaaaaacaaaaaaaacaataactgtGTGGATTTAGTTAAATCAACAAGGCAGAATATGATACTAAGCTATTCAACTCATATATTAGTAGCACACTTCTTCTGCAGCACATAACAACCAGCTTTTCTGTCAGTTTCAGTGACATTTAAATAAAGACCTCATTATGTGGTCAAATAAATCAAAGTAGTTATCATTCCCCTCATCTGTTTTCTTATGAGTATTATTCCACATTATGTTAGCATTGTGACAATGATGTAACCCTAAACTTGGACTAGTAAAGATAGGAAGCTAGCAGTAAAGTATAACTCTTATGACATAACATGGCCTCAGGCCTTCAAAATCATTAGCACACACTCATGATTGCGTTGATGACACTCTTACACTATGTCTATGGCCTAAATACAGCTCTCCTGGGTCTGTGAGCATGTGTATAAGTGCGCAAAACATATCACATTTATGCTGACCAGAGCCAATTCAATCAATTAGAGACTTCTAAGGAACACACAAGCCTGTCAAGAGAGcatttttacaagcaaatggTCAAATGCCAAAGGTGGAACATGTTTATCTGAACTAACTATAGCCAGTCTGGTGCCCTCTGCTGTCAGCAGGATTTTGAAATGTTACTCAAGTGTAGGGCTAAGACACTTTAGATGAATTAGGGATTTGTCTTTTAAGGGTACACTCTTAGTTCATTGGGTTTCTATAGAGAAacctagggttcttgactcactTATGCCAAAAGGGTTCTGTGACAAATGTCTTAAGTGATTGTATAATACTTTCCtgtttaacagtttattttttgtagtgataaagtatgtttacgagctgtttaattcataaaatttcattaaaataaaaattaaaacaaaattaattaataataaactaaatCCATACAGTGATCCCATTATGGGAACCCTTgaaaggttctatatatgaagcgcctggcggaaccctttaaggttctaaaCGTAGAATCTTTTCTTCTAccaatgtaatttaaaaagtctgaatatgcattttttacattttaatactcTAAAGCAGTTGTAACGTAGGCAATATAATTTAGCACAATAAAAAATCTCCATGTATTGCATTGTACGCCACTGAAATGGCtatgaactgaaaaaaaaaagctcagtCTGCAACAGATTATACCagaaaacaatataaatctaCAAATTAAATCACTAATATTTACAATATCATGACTGTTTGCACAAAAGCAGAGATGTACTTTTCAGTGAGTGAACGCATTTGACATTACACCTAGAGGTGGAAAATCTTGCTACAAAGCTGCCATGCTAACACCCTTATCAGAGCCCAAGGACAGTATGAAAAATAAACTTTGCTCTGATGATCCACATGAACAGAAAAGACTTGGCGTTCTTTTCTCCTGCCAGCTCTGCTCCCTATTTCAGGATGTGATTCACATGAAAAGCATTTAGCTCTCATCGAGAGCATTCATCGCCGCATGAATCACAGACATGGGTCATCACTACAGACTCGCATATTCACACCAAAGCAGCTCTGCCAAGTCATGTTGTTTAAATCCATAAACCATGGTATTACAGCTATGCCATTTTAAGATATCGTTTTTTACATGATTTAGGACAGTAATCGTGGTTAcgttttgttcacttgagttaCTGTGATGTTGTAGATGATGCTGTCTCAAACAGAGAATGCTAAGTGCTAATGCTAATGTACCTACAGTACAGTGAGAGATATTTGTTTTCATGGGAAGTGTTGTTATGTGGCGGGCAGTACTGGTGATGCACCAACATTCTGCCAATCAAAAGTGTTCTGgtgaacataaaaaaatggTTTGCACTTCACTGTGACCATGTTGCTAGAGCAGCAATCATGAGGTGACTTGTTGCTAAAGAACTTTACTACTGTTGAGTTATATTAAAtcacatttttgttaatttttttttccttagcAGATGCAGTGGGGTCTGAGACTGACCCGCTTGTGCCGCTCCAGCTGAAGTCTGAAGGTGCGCTGTTCAACTGCTGTGATGGCACAGAGGATATCAGCCAAAGCTCCTCCAATGACACTCCTGCACCAAACAGACCTGTCTGCCAACCCTGTGGCACCGGTGCACATATTGACACCGCGGCAGAAGATGTCAGCTCTAATGAGGACGAAGAGGATGACGTTATTTCAGAAGAGAAATCTGAAGAGTTGAGTCAAGAGGAGGCCTCTTCTGAAGAGATTTTTGAGGAGGAAGTACAAGAAGAGGAGGCAGAAGTTGAGAAAGAGGCATCCAATGAAGTGGAGGAGGAGGAAGTTCTTGAGGAGGCACATGAGATCTCAGAGGCAGACAGTGATGTAGAGGCACAAATGGTTGTTGAGGAATCTGTTGAAGAGGAGATTGAGGAGGAGGTGGTTGAGGAAGAGGAGGGTCTTCAGACTGAAGATGAGGCAGGCGAAGAAGAGAGAATTTCTCAGAGTGAAGAGGAGGTAGTTGAGGAAGAGGGAGGTGAGGAACAGGTGATTGAAGAAGAGGCAGAGGTGGTTCCTCAGCCTGAAGAGCTATTGGAGCAAGTGGAAGAGAGATCAGAAGAGGTAGCAGAGGAAGATGATGTAGAAGAGGAAGCTGTAACAGAGGAAGAAGAAGCTCATAAGGTTGAACCAGAAGCCTTTGTAAAAGTGGTGGAAACAGAAGAGGCTGAGGAACTGGCAGCAGATGATGTTGAGGAGGTTGTTGAATTGGCCCACGAGGTAACTGAGCAGCTTGTGGAACCAACTCCGGAACAAATTATTATCCAAGAAGAAATTCCTGCACTTGCTGAAGAAGTAACGGTGGAAGAAGTGTCAGATGATATACCGGCACCCAAGGCATCTGCCAAAGGTACACTTTAATTCAGTCAGTGTTAATAATATTGAACATTTAATgttaatatgaaataataagAGAATGTCTAATTGATTAAATGGAATCAGCTTTCTAAAATTTAGAAAAAACAGCAGCTTTGTGTTGGTCAATGAAGCAAATCTACATGACCAACTTGAACCCGTTGCAAAATCTTGTGTTGAAATCTTTTGTCCTTGTGCTAATTTCACAATTGCATGGATTCTTGTAGAAATTACTGGATTTTGCCCATTAAAAAATTCACTTAACAACAGTAAATCTGGCTGCACATCTGCCGCTGTTTGGCGAAACAACCAATCAACAAATTTTAGAAAATACTTTGACAATATACAGTGGACCACTTTTGCAGAATTTCAAAGAATTCTTACTAATGCTACCTTTACTctaatttaaaattgaataataaagagcttcagaagctccagagtttagctccaaccctgaaaaaaacccttcagctgcctatagccttagtaatcctgaagagcttaatttgcttgttcaggtgtgtttgattaaggttggagctaaactcagcaggacagtggctctctaggaccgaacttgcgtACCCCTGGGTTAAACtcctttatagtggaaaaaccCAAGAATGAGCTATGTTGTTGTCCTGCCGTTAGGGGGCACTATTGTAAAAGTCAGTTCCTTGTGCTTCTCCACCTGATACTTTGGTCAAAGGTGGCACAAGAATAAACTCACCACCAAAATAACCTAACAGAAATAACCCTTGGCACATGTCCATTGCCAATCATAACAATATGTTCTCTGGCCTGCAGGGGCAATTTTGTAATAGGGAAGAAATGTTTCAGATGCTTTTAATAGTCCAGTGATTGTGTTTAACTGGCTCCAAATAGAGCTGATGTAGAGGCTGCAGCAGATGGACCCAAAATGACAGCTGTATTCTGTTTTGAAGCCATGTTATTATTGTCAagtaatatgaaaataaataaatcactatGACTAGTATATCACTAACCATGGTCTAAACTGGTCTTTTTTAGCTTTTAGCTGTGCACGTAAATCAACAAGCAACTCATTGAGCTGATACATTGTTTCCTGTTATTGTGATTCTAGTGTAAATACAGATGCAGCTTCTTTCCTCAGAGATCTTGTTTACTTCAGATGTAAATTTAAACTGTGGCAATAATCTGTTGATTCCACAACTGATTCCTTAACTGCAAAGAATGCCACTgaaatgaaaatacataaaaataaaatagtccctagataaaaaaaaagtgaaatgtattttgaaaatatttagaataaattgaaaatacaATCCAATAATAACCTTGTTTTGTGGGAGCCAtctacattaaataaaatgttataatgaTATGAGATTCAGGTTTTATGGTGGCTATGTTTTTCCTCTGacagtggagaaaaaaaaccccTCAGGTCCTGCTGCAAGAGATCGGTCTCACATTGAAGAGACGCTGCGTCTGGCAACAGCTGAACCTTCACGGGAATTTGTCGGTGAGtcatatcatgaaaatattatgtaaaaaagTAATACTTCCTGGGCTGTACAGTATGTACAATATCAGGCCAATTATTTCTACATTAACCAATCAATCACATTTTAACTTGACCAAAACAATTTTGTTTGCTCAACAATATCTTCCTTATTACGGTTTCATTTATTGAACTTACCACAATGTggtaaaaacaataattaatttaatattatatttattcatttaactcATTTAATATCTTGAATCTTCATTGGActgtttatatacaatataatttatgtcactctaaaaaatgctgggttaaaaacaacccaagttgggatgaaaatggacaaacccagcagttgggttaaatgtttgcccaacctgctgggtagttttacttaactcaactactgtttaaaatttacagtattgcttacttaaaaggAACCCataatatcttgaaaattaacatttattaatatgtttaataaatgaacattttaatttcattttagattcattttaagtcagccatatagtcattttcaaacaatagttgggttaaataaaactacccagcaggttgggcaaacatttaacccaacagttgggttaaaacaacccaattgctgggtttgtccattttcaaacccaacttgggttgtttttaacccagcattttttagagtgtagcaatGTATATAATGCAAACTAAAATCAATCcccaaaatgataaaaaaaaaaataaaaaaaaaattctaaacaaGCTCATtctgctattattattattatttctttctatATACCTTCCTGTCATCATTCAatcaactctacctctcatagATGCTCTGAAGAAGCTGCAGCATGTCTACAACTCTGCAATTAATCCCTTGGAGAAGGCCTACAGATACAATGAGCTCAGACAGCATGAAGTGTCaggtaaattaatgttttacaaCATCATTCCTTTACTACCACAAAAAAAGTGTCAAAATGAAGCCCTATCCTCAGTTAAACTGTCTGCTTTCCTCACACTGTTCAGATGCAGAGATAAACTCTAAGCCCATGGTCCTGTTCCTTGGCCCTTGGAGCGTTGGCAAGTCTTCCATGATCAATTATCTTCTGGGTCTCGATGACACTTCACAACAGCTTTACACTGGTAACACATCAGTCATTAAATGGATGAATGTACAATGAAAGAACCACAATAAATGAACTGTTATATAAGAAAATATTAGTTCAACATACGTCTCCTTCTCCCTTTTGCTTTCTCAGGGGCTGAGCCCACAACCTCAGAATACACTGTCCTAATGCACGGTGAGAAGTTTCGCACCATTGAGGGCATTGTTATGGCTGCGGACAGTTCCCGCTCTTTCTCGCCACTGGAGAAGTTTGGTCAGGGGTTCCTGGAAAAGCTGGTGGGAATCGAGATGCCGCACAAACTCCTTGAGCGTGTCACATTTGTGGATACACCTGGAATCATTGAGAACCGTAAACAACAAGAGAGAGGTGAAAAGACAGCACTGACAAAGACACAAGAAATATTAAGAGAGATGATAATCAGACAAAATGCACCTCTGAACTGGAATTCAATATTGTTACACAGTCTGGCTTATTAGAAATAGGGATGGTAATCATgaataatttaaacatttctgtTCCTCAATGGCTCCATTaatgaagacatttataatgttataaaatatatatgtttaaataataatcttattatttaaaataataatcctgttcttttgaattttctatccATAAGAatcctgaattttttttatcatggtttccacaaaaatattaagcaacacaaatgtcagcattgataataaatgtttattgagcagcaaatcattatattagaatgatttctaaaggatcaagtgacactgaagactggagtaatgatgctgaaagttaagctttttatattttaaaatttattaaactgtaataacatttcacagtattactgtttttactgtatttttgttcagccttggtgaacatgagactttaaaaatcaaaaacatgtcacagaccccaaacttaaACGGTAGTGTATTTCTTTAACTGCACATTGTTACACGAACAACCAGTCAGTAAGTAGTTAGTTGTGCATGTCTGACTCACTAAAAAGAATTGACTCATTAAAGCAATTATTTTGTGATGGAATGAGATCCAGGCAATCCAGCAATGATTATGTCAGAGATCTAATTTGAATAAGgaataataaatgcattaagTAAAAATTTTGTCTTGTAGAGACAAATTTATcaagtaaataataatttataataaaatccagagtattgtatctaacaGATGAAGATTGTGAAGATCAGAGTATAGAGAAAGGAAGAACAAAATTAGGATATTTGGAGAATGAAAAGAGAGGTAGAAGAGAAGAAACAGAAGCAGAAGGAGTAGAAGCAGCCTGAAGTAGAAGTAgcaatgaatatatatatatatatatatgcaggaAACTTACACCCTCTTAAACATTTGTTTCGGTCTAATAAGAAAAGGTCAAACAAACTTATCCATTATGTCATAGTTGGTGTAACGGCTAGGTCAGAGTGACTGGTCAAATGTCAAAGATAGAGGAAAATAGATATAGAAGGTGTTTTCTAACacctttaagacctttaagAGAATGCTGCAGATCTTGTATTATCACATGTCGGCAAAGATGGAAACGGACATGTTTTGATACAAAAGTACATCATTTCTGATGGAAAATACACCCACTGGATCTTGCAACACAGAAGAGACACCAAAGATCTTACATTTGGAAATATTCAAACATATCAGAGCATTTTAGTTGgaaatatataaatgattcaAGAAATCAATAACATgtaaaagaataataatgataaagaataattaataaaaaaaagaaaaaaaagaaataacatTGACCATTTTGAATACACCATTTGGGGAATTTGACTACACTTCCCAGCAAACATTTGGACGTTTAATGACTGTTGAAAAGACGGCTGTCATGGCtgaaaaatagttccaaaatTAAATTCAAATGGACGTCTTAGATGTTatcttattaattaattaagtatGTATTAGCTACACATAGCTAAAAGTCAAAGTAACAATTCTACATGCAACCCCAGAGAATTGTAGACATGTACAAACGTATCTGAATGCCTTTTTAGGAAATGTCTACATATTTTTACCGATTTATGCATCCTACCTCAACTATTTTTGGCCAGGGACACAACGTTGCCGTCGGACCAATGTTTGCTGGGTTGTTGTGCTGAATGCATTTGATTTAGCCTACTAAAATAACCAGTTCGTATGAATTATTGACTTGAGGACAACTTCACTGGTTGCGCTTTTAGTTTTCATGCCATAGATTCACTAGTGGCCACTGAATACCATGCGGTTTTCCTTCAGCATCTGCAGgacagtgtgttttttttttttttaaagaaccaTTTCTGAATAAAAATCAGATTCAAAGATGAACACATAAGTACAAATAGTCTAGCTACTTTATATTGATAACGTATTACATTCTGCCTTTGTACACGTTTACAAACTCTGTTGTTGTCCTCTAGGGTACCCCTATAGCGAAGTGTGCCAGTGGTTTATCGACCGTGCTGACCTCATCTTCCTGGTGTTTGACCCAACCAAACTGGATGTAGGATTAGAATTGGAAATGCTGTTCAGACAGATGAAGGGACGCGAGTCGCAGATCCGTATCATTCTCAACAAGGCTGACAGTCTGACAACCCAGGACTTAATGCGCGTATATggtgccctcttctggagcatgGCACCCCTGATAAACGTGACAGAACCCCCACGCGTCTACGTGAGCTCTTTCTGGCCGCAGGACTACTCTCCTGACACCAACAGAGACCTTTTTAAACGCGAGGAGATCTCCCTGTTGGAGGACCTAAATCAGGTCATTGAGAACCGCCTGGAAAACAAAATCGCCTTCATCCGCCAGCACGGTATCCGCGTGCGCATCCATGCCCTCCTGGTCGACCGCTACTTGCAGACGTATTACGAGAAGTTGGGATGGTTTAGTGACCCACAGGAGGTTTTCCATGATATTGTCAGTGACCCAGACAAATTCTACATTTTCAAGTCCATTCTGGCCAAGACCAATGTGAGCAAGTTCGACTTGCCAGAACCGGAGGCATACCAGGACTTCTTTGGAGTGAATCCTCCCAGCGGCTTCAAGCTCCTTTCCTCATACTGCAGCTGGACAGGAGGATGCCTGCTGGAGAAGATTGAGAAGGCCATCACAGATGACCTGCCGGCTTTGATCAGCAGTTTGGCAGAGAGAAGGGAAGCCAAGGCAGAGGCAGCTGCAGAAACCAAGGAGAAACACCAAAACCGTTGGCGGAGACAGTAGAAAAATGGAGTGAGGGTTTATTTTCTACCTGAGGCACAATCAGTCAGT
The nucleotide sequence above comes from Chanodichthys erythropterus isolate Z2021 chromosome 10, ASM2448905v1, whole genome shotgun sequence. Encoded proteins:
- the LOC137027821 gene encoding sarcalumenin-like isoform X1 — its product is MRPFLPFCCLLSLLALTTAADAVGSETDPLVPLQLKSEGALFNCCDGTEDISQSSSNDTPAPNRPVCQPCGTGAHIDTAAEDVSSNEDEEDDVISEEKSEELSQEEASSEEIFEEEVQEEEAEVEKEASNEVEEEEVLEEAHEISEADSDVEAQMVVEESVEEEIEEEVVEEEEGLQTEDEAGEEERISQSEEEVVEEEGGEEQVIEEEAEVVPQPEELLEQVEERSEEVAEEDDVEEEAVTEEEEAHKVEPEAFVKVVETEEAEELAADDVEEVVELAHEVTEQLVEPTPEQIIIQEEIPALAEEVTVEEVSDDIPAPKASAKVEKKNPSGPAARDRSHIEETLRLATAEPSREFVDALKKLQHVYNSAINPLEKAYRYNELRQHEVSDAEINSKPMVLFLGPWSVGKSSMINYLLGLDDTSQQLYTGAEPTTSEYTVLMHGEKFRTIEGIVMAADSSRSFSPLEKFGQGFLEKLVGIEMPHKLLERVTFVDTPGIIENRKQQERGYPYSEVCQWFIDRADLIFLVFDPTKLDVGLELEMLFRQMKGRESQIRIILNKADSLTTQDLMRVYGALFWSMAPLINVTEPPRVYVSSFWPQDYSPDTNRDLFKREEISLLEDLNQVIENRLENKIAFIRQHGIRVRIHALLVDRYLQTYYEKLGWFSDPQEVFHDIVSDPDKFYIFKSILAKTNVSKFDLPEPEAYQDFFGVNPPSGFKLLSSYCSWTGGCLLEKIEKAITDDLPALISSLAERREAKAEAAAETKEKHQNRWRRQ
- the LOC137027821 gene encoding sarcalumenin-like isoform X2; the encoded protein is MRPFLPFCCLLSLLALTTADAVGSETDPLVPLQLKSEGALFNCCDGTEDISQSSSNDTPAPNRPVCQPCGTGAHIDTAAEDVSSNEDEEDDVISEEKSEELSQEEASSEEIFEEEVQEEEAEVEKEASNEVEEEEVLEEAHEISEADSDVEAQMVVEESVEEEIEEEVVEEEEGLQTEDEAGEEERISQSEEEVVEEEGGEEQVIEEEAEVVPQPEELLEQVEERSEEVAEEDDVEEEAVTEEEEAHKVEPEAFVKVVETEEAEELAADDVEEVVELAHEVTEQLVEPTPEQIIIQEEIPALAEEVTVEEVSDDIPAPKASAKVEKKNPSGPAARDRSHIEETLRLATAEPSREFVDALKKLQHVYNSAINPLEKAYRYNELRQHEVSDAEINSKPMVLFLGPWSVGKSSMINYLLGLDDTSQQLYTGAEPTTSEYTVLMHGEKFRTIEGIVMAADSSRSFSPLEKFGQGFLEKLVGIEMPHKLLERVTFVDTPGIIENRKQQERGYPYSEVCQWFIDRADLIFLVFDPTKLDVGLELEMLFRQMKGRESQIRIILNKADSLTTQDLMRVYGALFWSMAPLINVTEPPRVYVSSFWPQDYSPDTNRDLFKREEISLLEDLNQVIENRLENKIAFIRQHGIRVRIHALLVDRYLQTYYEKLGWFSDPQEVFHDIVSDPDKFYIFKSILAKTNVSKFDLPEPEAYQDFFGVNPPSGFKLLSSYCSWTGGCLLEKIEKAITDDLPALISSLAERREAKAEAAAETKEKHQNRWRRQ